A stretch of the Capsicum annuum cultivar UCD-10X-F1 chromosome 10, UCD10Xv1.1, whole genome shotgun sequence genome encodes the following:
- the LOC107845656 gene encoding uncharacterized protein LOC107845656 isoform X1 produces MSITLSALSSSTPFLNKISSITRIKGQLDALKLPLCLTSGEGTRIKPFKLELTHKYSGLFDGNYGFLLSRKNEFVVKAENGGVDKGENEARGESTMPERFRYLTKEADDKPVRWPWLIALAFLLYAWRTVLWELGNWKKAVGAVFRFICYIPKLVLAVVYYFIGDQVTAVIRFIETTLYSIRAFYSSVIAYAPIQELTTIIVLASCVLAVGEAAVPDSVNSQPYLLTAAGIMGYAAVRGYISELFFWFILLGLFAFARFIKKRDYVSSAIPSAAALAAVGEPWVRLVVMVSYTALAILQHSKMPLNRSVGETTGAIRKVPVPLICAAMAIGVRLAAKWAGYRHLTWMIV; encoded by the exons ATGTCTATTACCCTCTCAGCTCTCTCATCTTCAACCCCATTTCTCAACAAAATCTCTTCAATTACCAGAATTAAAGGACAACTCGATGCATTAAAGCTTCCGCTATGCTTGACGTCCGGTGAAGGCACAAGAATTAAGCCTTTCAAACTTGAATTGACACACAAGTATTCTGGGTTATTTGATGGTAATTATGGGTTCTTATTGAGTAGGAAAAATGAGTTTGTTGTGAAAGCTGAGAATGGTGGAGTAGATAAAGGTGAAAATGAGGCACGTGGAGAGAGTACAATGCCTGAGAGATTTAGGTATTTGACTAAAGAAGCTGATGATAAACCTGTTAGATGGCCTTGGCTCATAG CATTGGCCTTTCTTCTATATGCCTGGAGGACTGTCTTGTGGGAACTGGGTAATTGGAAAAAGGCTGTGGGTGCTGTCTTCCGATTTATCTGTTACATCCCGAAACTTGTATTGGCCGTTGTATACTACTTCATAGGGGATCAGGTCACAGCTGTAATTAGATTTATTGAAACAACACTATACTCCATTCGAGCTTTCTACTCCAGTGTAATTGCATATGCACCGATTCAGGAGCTGACAACAATCATCGTTTTGGCATCTTGTGTACTTGCTGTTGGTGAAGCGGCAGTTCCAGATTCTGTGAACAGCCAACCGTACCTGCTTACAGCAGCTGGAATAATGGGATATGCTGCTGTGAGAGGTTACATCTCCGAGCTATTCTTTTGGTTTATACTCTTGGGCTTGTTTGCCTTTGCTCGATTTATCAAAAAAAGAGATTATGTGTCATCCGCAATACCTTCTGCTGCTGCATTAGCTGCTGTGGGAGAGCCTTGGGTTAGACTAGTAGTAATGGTTTCTTACACTGCTTTGGCTATTCTGCAACACTCTAAGATGCCTTTGAACAGAAGTGTAGGTGAAACTACCGGTGCAATTAGGAAGGTCCCGGTTCCTCTGATATGTGCTGCAATGGCCATTGGTGTCCGTCTTGCTGCAAAATGGGCTGGTTACCGGCATTTGACTTGGATGATCGTTTGA
- the LOC107845656 gene encoding uncharacterized protein LOC107845656 isoform X2 translates to MSMRFRYLTKEANDKPVRWPWFIALAFLLYAWRTVLWELGNWKKAVGAVFRFICYIPKLVLAVVYYFIGDQVTAVIRFIETTLYSIRAFYSSVIAYAPIQELTTIIVLASCVLAVGEAAVPDSVNSQPYLLTAAGIMGYAAVRGYISELFFWFILLGLFAFARFIKKRDYVSSAIPSAAALAAVGEPWVRLVVMVSYTALAILQHSKMPLNRSVGETTGAIRKVPVPLICAAMAIGVRLAAKWAGYRHLTWMIV, encoded by the exons ATGTCTATGAGATTTAGGTATTTGACTAAAGAAGCTAATGATAAACCTGTTAGATGGCCTTGGTTCATAG CATTGGCCTTTCTTCTATATGCCTGGAGGACTGTCTTGTGGGAACTGGGTAATTGGAAAAAGGCTGTGGGTGCTGTCTTCCGATTTATCTGTTACATCCCGAAACTTGTATTGGCCGTTGTATACTACTTCATAGGGGATCAGGTCACAGCTGTAATTAGATTTATTGAAACAACACTATACTCCATTCGAGCTTTCTACTCCAGTGTAATTGCATATGCACCGATTCAGGAGCTGACAACAATCATCGTTTTGGCATCTTGTGTACTTGCTGTTGGTGAAGCGGCAGTTCCAGATTCTGTGAACAGCCAACCGTACCTGCTTACAGCAGCTGGAATAATGGGATATGCTGCTGTGAGAGGTTACATCTCCGAGCTATTCTTTTGGTTTATACTCTTGGGCTTGTTTGCCTTTGCTCGATTTATCAAAAAAAGAGATTATGTGTCATCCGCAATACCTTCTGCTGCTGCATTAGCTGCTGTGGGAGAGCCTTGGGTTAGACTAGTAGTAATGGTTTCTTACACTGCTTTGGCTATTCTGCAACACTCTAAGATGCCTTTGAACAGAAGTGTAGGTGAAACTACCGGTGCAATTAGGAAGGTCCCGGTTCCTCTGATATGTGCTGCAATGGCCATTGGTGTCCGTCTTGCTGCAAAATGGGCTGGTTACCGGCATTTGACTTGGATGATCGTTTGA